A stretch of the Nothobranchius furzeri strain GRZ-AD chromosome 5, NfurGRZ-RIMD1, whole genome shotgun sequence genome encodes the following:
- the LOC107396182 gene encoding integrin beta-1-B yields MAVELLGLLLLLALSHAEKDTCLKSAASCDECIQSDSACAWCTSPHAQVRCSTAAGLQSAGCHQRFIYNPKGSTQVVRNDTRSGAADSRTFFLQPQEVSLHLRPGVRQSFPLTVSMPTDQSYLPMDLSDVPAGVNITFRRDTKGNLHLLQVTVEAAECPSNGTGPWSILLTPRHISLSVKLEITLVCRCNCTGGREENSPGCSGRGALICGQCECPEPYIGQQCQTNSDPPSSWDEILCRSHPTAPVCSGRGSCVEGMCECNRRGNPTEVYSGRYCECSNFECSYHNDRLCGGKGRCECGRCACSPDWIGEACSCSTDTTSCAAAANPMLCNGKGLCVCGKCECEPPYSGPTCEDCPVC; encoded by the exons ATGGCGGTGGAGCTGCTCGGCCTGCTGCTTCTGCTCGCTCTCAGCCACGCAGAAAAAGACACGTGTTTAAAATCTGCTGCCAGTTGCGACGAGTGCATCCAGTCAGACTCTGCGTGTGCCTGGTGCACCTCCCCTCATGCTCAGGTTCGATGTTCAACTGCGGCCGGGCTGCAGAGTGCAGGCTGTCATCAGAGATTCATTTATAACCCTAAAGGCAGCACGCAAGTGGTCAGAAATGACACCAG GAGTGGTGCAGCAGATTCCAGAACTTTCTTCCTGCAGCCCCAGGAGGTCTCCCTCCATCTGAGGCCAGGAGTAAGACAGTCTTTCCCTCTCACCGTTTCCATGCCAACAGACCAGTCGTATCTACCCATGGACCTTAGCGACGTGCCAGCTGGGGTCAACATCACATTCAGACGCGATACAAAAGGAAACCTCCACCTCTTACAG GTGACTGTGGAAGCTGCAGAGTGTCCCAGTAACGGGACTGGACCCTGGTCCATTCTTCTCACACCCCGACACATTTCCCTCAGTGTGAAGTTAGAAATAACACTCGTGT GTCGGTGTAACTGCACAGGAGGCCGGGAGGAGAACAGCCCTGGCTGCAGCGGCCGCGGGGCTCTCATCTGTGGCCAGTGTGAGTGCCCCGAGCCTTACATTGGACAACAATGCCAGACAAACAGCGACCCTCCTTCATCGTGGGATGAAATCCTGTGTCGCTCACACCCAACTGCACCGGTGTGCAGcggcaggggcagctgtgtggagggcATGTGTGAATGTAACAGGAGGGGAAATCCAACAGAAGTCTACAGCGGGCGATACTGTGAGTGCAGCAACTTTGAGTGTTCGTACCACAACGACAG GCTGTGCGGAGGGAAGGGGAGGTGTGAATGTGGACGGTGCGCGTGTTCTCCCGACTGGATTGGCGAGGCCTGCAGTTGCTCCACGGACACAACTTCCTGTGCGGCAGCAGCAAACCCGATGCTGTGTAACGGCAAAGGCTTGTGTGTGTGCGGCAAGTGTGAATGCGAGCCACCATACAGCGGCCCCACCTGTGAGGACTGTCCCGTTTGCTGA
- the mrs2 gene encoding magnesium transporter MRS2 homolog, mitochondrial encodes MAAACVKAACFAGVEVKLHRLLLAGCENSSRISVVGRFPPKRLFSSLCPLPSRLGGTLVLWSVRTVSHQLKHSVPFGNGKAAVFSRSYRDVCTNVSLSRCAVLRRKLLLQGGAAWPASIIRRRVTDAPLSSVSPTFIVMKFDQDGNVTSFEKKKTELYQELGLQARDLRFQHSTSLSTRNNCIIIRMASLKAILTPTFLLVLDFRGLGLERWLVLDLAPQLASQTHSLPFEFRALEAILQHKVNTLQTRLNDLEPGLLDNLESLVDPKILSADRSKLHILLQNSKSLSELETDIKVFKDSLLKVLDEDEMIEELCLTKWTDPRVFEESSLGIDHAEEMELLLESYFMQAEELGNKARELKGLIDDSESVIFINLDSHRNVMMRLNLQLTMGSFSLTLFGLIGVAFGMNLTTAFEDDPRAFWLVTGFMFLGSGLIWRRLLSFLGRHLEPSVLPPIPPIWKRNLKSSDIKPGVR; translated from the exons ATGGCTGCAGCCTGTGTGAAGGCTGCGTGTTTTGCCGGTGTTGAGGTTAAACTTCACAGACTGCTGCTGGCTGGCTGCGAGAACTCCTCCAGGATATCTGTTGTTGGCAGGTTTCCTCCGAAGCGCCTTTTCAGCTCTCTCTGCCCTTTGCCATCAAGACTTGGTGGGACACTCGTCCTCTGGAGTGTCCGAACTGTGAGTCACCAGCTGAAGCACAGCGTGCCTTTTGGAAACGGGAAGGCGGCGGTGTTCAGCAGGAGCTACAGAGATGTTTGCACAAATGTGTCCCTGTCGAGATGTGCGGTGCTGAGAAGGAAGCTCCTGCTGCAAGGAGGTGCAGCATGGCCAG CATCCATAATCCGCCGGAGGGTGACAGATGCTCCTCTTTCCAGTGTGTCTCCCACCTTTATAGTG ATGAAGTTCGACCAGGATGGAAATGTGACATCATTCG AAAAGAAGAAGACAGAACTTTACCAGGAGCTGGGTCTTCAGGCCAGAGACCTTCGCTTCCAGCACAGCACCAGCCTCTCTACCAGAAACAACTGCATCATCATACGAATGGCT TCTTTGAAAGCCATCCTGACCCCGACGTTCCTACTGGTGTTGGATTTTCGTGGTTTGGGACTGGAGCGCTGGCTGGTGCTGGATCTCGCCCCTCAGCTAGCATCACAGACACACTCTCTGCCCTTTGAGTTCAGGGCGCTGGAGGCCATCCTGCAGCACAAG GTAAACACTTTACAAACCCGGCTGAACGACCTTGAACCGGGACTCCTGGACAATCTGGAGTCCCTCGTGGATCCTAAAATCCTTTCTGCTGACAGAAGCAAGCTGCACATACTGTTACAGAACAGCAAGAG cctctcagagttggaAACAGACATAAAGGTTTTCAAGGACTCTCTGCTGAAGGTCCTGGATGAGGATGAGATGATTGAAGAACTCTGTCTCACCAAATGGACAGACCCAAGAGTTTT TGAGGAGAGCAGTTTGGGTATAGACCACGCTGAGGAGATGGAACTTCTACTGGAGAGTTACTTCATGCAG GCTGAGGAGCTGGGCAACAAGGCCAGAGAGCTGAAGGGACTAATAGACGACTCGGAGAGTGTCATCTTCATCAATCTGGAcag CCATCGTAACGTGATGATGCGTCTGAATCTGCAGctgacgatgggctccttctccctcacgcTGTTCGGCCTGATCGGCGTTGCCTTTGGGATGAACTTAACAACAGCCTTTGAGGAC GACCCCCGTGCTTTCTGGCTGGTAACTGGCTTCATGTTTCTGGGCAGCGGGTTGATATGGAGACGACTTCTGTCGTTTTTGGGACGGCATCTGGAGCCTTCAGTTCTCCCTCCG ATCCCTCCCATTTGGAAGAGAAATCTGAAGTCATCAGACATAAAACCAGGAGTCAGATGA